One Panicum virgatum strain AP13 chromosome 3N, P.virgatum_v5, whole genome shotgun sequence DNA segment encodes these proteins:
- the LOC120664094 gene encoding uncharacterized protein LOC120664094: protein MALSSPIRISLIVSFFGILAFVLGVIAENKKPAAGTPIPGKDVVICKFPSDPTLAMGSLSLAALVVAAVVGHVAIFFPYSGKSVPRGALFQSTSLTVFFVVAELVSGLAIAMLLWATVTEGLLRSNTIHHDMNYQCPTAKTGLFGGAAFLALDAALFWLVCQMLALNARADYLDEDDNKGEYGQVYAAEVDASKV from the exons ATGGCTCTGTCTTCGCCAATACGGATTTCTCTCATTGTTTCCTTCTTCGGGATTCTGGCGTTCGTGCTTGGTGTCATCGCAGAAAACAAAAAG CCCGCTGCTGGGACTCCAATCCCAGGAAAGGATGTCGTCATCTGCAAGTTTCCAAGTGATCCGACTCTTGCAATGGGTAGCCTGTCCCTTGCGGCCCTTGTGGTAGCTGCCGTTGTAGGGCATGTTGCTATCTTTTTTCCCTACTCGGGCAAGTCGGTTCCTCGTGGAGCACTCTTTCAAAGCACCAGCTTGACTGTGTTCTTCGTTGTTGCTGA GCTTGTCTCAGGCCTGGCTATTGCAATGTTGCTCTGGGCAACTGTTACTGAGGGCCTTCTCCGCAGCAATACCATCCATCACGACATGAATTACCAGTGCCCTACTGCAAAGACTGGACTGTTTGGTGGTGCCGCTTTCCTTGCCCTAGACGCCGCTCTCTTCTGGCTTGTTTGCCAGATGCTGGCCCTCAATGCAAGGGCTGACTACCTGGATGAGGATGACAACAAGGGCGAATATGGCCAGGTTTACGCTGCTGAAGTTGATGCCTCGAAGGTCTGA
- the LOC120664092 gene encoding transcription factor IIIA-like isoform X2 yields MGLNGLVSGWGDPPEKLHQECLFHAILQRPFVCHVDGCPLSYSRKDHLNRHLLTHQGKLFVCPIEGCDCKFNIKGNMQRHVQEIHKDGSPCESKKEFICPEVNCGKTFKYASKLKKHEESHVKLDCTEVICCEPGCMKTFTNVECLKAHNQSCHQHVQCDVCGTKQLKRNFKRHRQMHEGSCITERVKCRFDDCKCSFSKKSNLEKHVKAVHEQRRPFVCQFSGCGKKFSYKHVRDIHEKSSAHVHTEGDFVEADEQRLRSAGGRKRKPVSVETFMRKRVAAPDDAPAHVDGTEYLRWLLSG; encoded by the exons ATGGGCTTGAATGGACTAGTATCGGGATGGGGAGACCCTCCTGAGAAGCTCCATCAAGAGTGCCTCTTTCACGCTATTCTTCAG AGACCCTTTGTTTGCCATGTAGATGGTTGTCCCTTAAGTTATAGCAGAAAGGACCATTTGAACAGACATCTACTTACTCATCAAGGGAAACTATTTGTGTGCCCCATCGAAGGATGCGACTGTAAGTTCAATATCAAGGGTAATATGCAGAGACATGTCCAGGAAATCCATAAAGATGGTTCTCCTTGTGAAAGCAAGAAGGAATTCATTTGTCCGGAGGTTAACTGTGGGAAGACTTTCAAATATGCTTCCAAGTTAAAAAAGCACGAAGAATCACATG TCAAACTGGACTGCACAGAGGTTATCTGCTGTGAACCAGGCTGCATGAAAACTTTTACAAATGTGGAATGCCTCAAAGCACATAACCAATCCTGCCATCAACATGTTCAGTGTGATGTCTGTGGTACTAAACAACTAAAGAGGAATTTTAAGCGTCATCGCCAAATGCATGAAGGCTCCTGCATTACTGAAAGGGTCAAATGCCGCTTTGATGACTGCAAATGTTCATTTTCAAAG aaatccaatttggagAAGCATGTTAAGGCGGTCCATGAGCAGCGCCGACCTTTCGTTTGCCAATTCTCTGGGTGTGGCAAGAAGTTTTCTTACAAGCATGTAAGGGACATCCATGAGAAGTCTAGTGCTCATGTGCACACTGAG GGTGATTTTGTTGAGGCGGATGAACAGCGACTGCGTTCAGCAGGGGGGCGAAAGAGAAAGCCCGTATCTGTCGAGACTTTCATGCGGAAGAGGGTAGCTGCTCCTGATGATGCACCTGCTCATGTTGATGGAACTGAGTATCTGAGATGGCTTCTCTCCGGTTGA
- the LOC120664092 gene encoding transcription factor IIIA-like isoform X1, translating to MGDGAETGGGDGATTAARAGAPRRDIRRYKCEFCGVVRSKKSLIRAHVLQSHKDEVDGLEDYQEGGKCASRKEVSHDCKECGMRFKKPAHLKQHMQSHSLERPFVCHVDGCPLSYSRKDHLNRHLLTHQGKLFVCPIEGCDCKFNIKGNMQRHVQEIHKDGSPCESKKEFICPEVNCGKTFKYASKLKKHEESHVKLDCTEVICCEPGCMKTFTNVECLKAHNQSCHQHVQCDVCGTKQLKRNFKRHRQMHEGSCITERVKCRFDDCKCSFSKKSNLEKHVKAVHEQRRPFVCQFSGCGKKFSYKHVRDIHEKSSAHVHTEGDFVEADEQRLRSAGGRKRKPVSVETFMRKRVAAPDDAPAHVDGTEYLRWLLSG from the exons ATGGGGGATGGGGCAGAGActggcggcggtgatggcgcgaccacggcggcgagggcgggggcGCCGCGGAGGGATATACGTCGGTACAAATGCGAGTTCTGCGGCGTGGTTCGGTCCAAGAAGAGTTTGATCCGCGCCCATGTCCTCCAGAGCCACAAG GATGAAGTGGATGGTCTGGAGGATTACCAGGAAGGAGGAAAATGTGCTTCGCGCAAGGAGGTCAGCCATGACTGCAAAGAGTGTGGCATGAGGTTCAAGAAGCCGGCCCATCTGAAGCAGCACATGCAGAGCCATTCACTCGAG AGACCCTTTGTTTGCCATGTAGATGGTTGTCCCTTAAGTTATAGCAGAAAGGACCATTTGAACAGACATCTACTTACTCATCAAGGGAAACTATTTGTGTGCCCCATCGAAGGATGCGACTGTAAGTTCAATATCAAGGGTAATATGCAGAGACATGTCCAGGAAATCCATAAAGATGGTTCTCCTTGTGAAAGCAAGAAGGAATTCATTTGTCCGGAGGTTAACTGTGGGAAGACTTTCAAATATGCTTCCAAGTTAAAAAAGCACGAAGAATCACATG TCAAACTGGACTGCACAGAGGTTATCTGCTGTGAACCAGGCTGCATGAAAACTTTTACAAATGTGGAATGCCTCAAAGCACATAACCAATCCTGCCATCAACATGTTCAGTGTGATGTCTGTGGTACTAAACAACTAAAGAGGAATTTTAAGCGTCATCGCCAAATGCATGAAGGCTCCTGCATTACTGAAAGGGTCAAATGCCGCTTTGATGACTGCAAATGTTCATTTTCAAAG aaatccaatttggagAAGCATGTTAAGGCGGTCCATGAGCAGCGCCGACCTTTCGTTTGCCAATTCTCTGGGTGTGGCAAGAAGTTTTCTTACAAGCATGTAAGGGACATCCATGAGAAGTCTAGTGCTCATGTGCACACTGAG GGTGATTTTGTTGAGGCGGATGAACAGCGACTGCGTTCAGCAGGGGGGCGAAAGAGAAAGCCCGTATCTGTCGAGACTTTCATGCGGAAGAGGGTAGCTGCTCCTGATGATGCACCTGCTCATGTTGATGGAACTGAGTATCTGAGATGGCTTCTCTCCGGTTGA
- the LOC120664090 gene encoding thylakoid membrane protein TERC, chloroplastic-like: MASAVAASTATRFLPQLGAPRLRPARVALLPSPLPWRPLAVTVAAASRRPRDGEGGGRGRTRRRRARGAEQEEGVSLSSEKDTVNSTPGAQTSKDTELVPESSMTGKGSAIRRVTLVILAAVLFGISIALRDGAEKASEYFAGYLLEQSLSVDNLFVFVLVFKYFKVPKEYQNRVLSYGIAGAVVFRVVMIILGVATIQKFEAVNLLLALILLFTSYKLFAGEEEESDLSDNFIVKTCQKFIPVTDYYDDDRFFTSQDGLWKATPLLLTLAVIELSDIAFAIDSIPAVFGVTRDPLIILSSNIFAISGLRSLYVLISESMAELEYLQPAIGIVLGFIGTKMIFDFFGYHIPTEGSLAIVTTCLSGGVILSLRKVSKEEGDK, encoded by the exons atggcttCCGCGGTGGCCGCTTCGACCGCCACGCGGTTCCTCCCGCAGCTTGGGGCCCCGCGGCTGCGTCCCGCACGCGTGGCGCTccttccgtcgccgctcccATGGCGGCCTCTCGCGGTCACGGTGGCCGCCGCGTCGCGGCGTCCTCGGGATGGGGAAGGCGGGGGGCGGGGGAGaacgcggaggcggcgcgccaggggtgcggagcaggaggaagGCGTCTCACTCAGCTCCG AAAAGGACACAGTAAATTCTACTCCAGGTGCTCAAACCAGCAAGGACACGGAGCTTGTACCAGAGTCCAGCATGACCGGGAAAGGTTCGGCCATTAGAAGGGTCACACTGGTG ATTCTTGCTGCAGTGCTTTTTGGAATTAGCATTGCTTTGAGGGATGGAGCTGAAAAGGCATCGGAGTATTTTGCTGG GTATTTATTGGAACAGAGTTTGTCGGTGGACAATCTCTTTGTTTTTGTTCTGGTTTTTAAGTATTTCAAAGTGCCAAAGGAATACCAG AACCGAGTACTTTCTTATGGTATTGCTGGAGCAGTTGTCTTTCGGGTTGTGATGATCATCCTTGGAGTAGCTACCATTCAG AAATTTGAGGCGGTGAACCTGCTGTTGGCTTTGATCCTACTATTCACTTCTTACAAG CTatttgctggagaagaagaagaatctgaTCTATCCGATAACTTCATTGTGAAAACATGCCAAAAGTTCATTCCAGTCACTG ATTATTATGATGATGACCGGTTTTTCACTAGTCAAGATGGCTTATGGAAA GCCACACCATTACTCTTGACTTTGGCAGTGATTGAGCTGAGTGATATTGCTTTCGCT ATTGACTCAATACCAGCAGTCTTCGGCGTCACAAGGGATCCACTTATAATACTATCATCAAATATTTTTGCCATTTCTG GTTTGCGGTCACTGTATGTTCTCATTTCTGAAAGCATGGCCGAATTGGAGTATCTACAG CCTGCTATTGGTATCGTTTTGGGCTTCATAGGGACAAAGATGATCTTTGACTTTTTTG GTTATCATATTCCAACAGAAGGTTCGCTTGCTATTGTTACCACCTGTCTTAGCGGAGGTGTCATATTAAGTCTTAGGAAAGTATCAAAAGAGGAGGGGGACAAGTAG